Part of the Anopheles coluzzii chromosome 3, AcolN3, whole genome shotgun sequence genome is shown below.
TTTTGctaggttaggaacataggtattaagtattatttaagtatttgtgtaaccaacaggtagacaaataaatatgaatatgaatatgaatatattACATCAATAATATCATTCACTGAGCTATACATACAGCTTACTGTGGGTAATTAGAGCCCGGGTTGAATAGCGGGTCATTAGAACCCAAGTCGAGGTGATTTACGGGGTGTAAATATAACATTTTAGGAACTTATATAAAAAATTACACAGTTATTTGCCTGTGTTGAATGTATTTCAGTTCGAAAAGCAGGCACCTAGCACGATAATAAGGATATGTGTATCAGGAGAGACCAGTGCAGACTGTACCAAAGACcgtgcgtacattttcattaGATTGATTCTAGTTgttaaattgtattttgttgcgTAGGTATCCAAATTAAGCATGAAAATCCTAAATCTGGCCTATCAAAAGCACAGGGCAAGGTTTTTAAACTATGACAATGCTCACCAAGATCacatcaaatcaaattatATAAGTACACCGAACTGTTCAGCCATCTTATTTACAGTTAAATAAGGTTGGTGGCTTTTTTTCTCGAAAACGTTtcaatctaatattttttacgTTATCATTCATAATTTAAGTACAAAACAGTCAGCGGTGTCGGATTTAGGCGCATAAATCTTGAGATCGTTTGcatacattattttttcagTCTGGAAGCGCGTTGACGATGTCGTTGATGTATATCACAAACAGTAATAGCCCAAGAATGCTGCCTTGTAGTACCGGATGACATAGTGAAAGGTGCATAAAATGATGCTTTGATTATTAACCATAAACCTCCTGTCCACTAGATATTTGGATTTGGTATTTGGATAGCTTAACCAGCAGAAATGCATCTGCTGATCATGAAAATCTGGGAACAGTAGGAACTATCGTAGGAGTGGAAACTGGGAGTCATTCACTCAGTTCACAAAAAGGGCAACGGATTTAATCGTTGAAACATTCAGGCCATCACAATCATTAAACTcgcctacaagatcctgtccctGAACCTGTTTTGAAGACTTTTACCACCGACCAAATTTTCCAGAAGTGCCGAGAGCGTCAGATCCCAACGCACCACCTGTTCttcgacttcaaggcggcctacgacaccatagaccggaaggagctatggagcatcatgcagcggtaTCACTTCTCTGGGAAGTTGATTCGGCTGATAGAGGCCACCatgaacggggtgcagtgcaaggtgagagtgtcgaacttgacgtcggaatcgttcgaatctcacagtggtctgaggcaaggtgatggactctcctgtctgctctttAACATCGCTCTGGAAGGTGTAATTTGAGGCGCGGGGCTAGACCacgacatccgtggcacgatcctctaccgatctctccaattccttggcttcgcggatgacatcgacatcattagcaggacaacagcgaaggtgtgtgaggcgtacacccgactcaaacgcgaagcagcaaaaatttgattgagaatcaatgcgaaGGCTCAGACCATCTAGGAAGCAGTGTATTAATTGACGGCGACAATCTCTAGGTAGTAAAGGAGTTCTGCTATCTtgggacggtcgttacttcggatAATGACATCAGAagcgaaatccggagacgcattgtgcaAGGAAACCGTGCATAGtatgggcttcaccgactgctgagatccagaagacttcaagcccgcacgaaatgtgagatatatcgtATATCGTTGATTCATTGGTCTCTATGAACACGAGTCCTGGACCATCTGATCGGAGGATGCAAATGCTCTGTGCGTGCAAATGCTCTGTGCCTCtggaccatctttggcggtgtgttcgagcatggagcgtggaggggacggatgaaccacgagcttgctgagctgtacggcgaaccgagcatcctgacggtgacGAAGGCTGgtaggatacgatggctggggcttgtcatgaggatgccggactcatgccccaccaagaagatgttcgacagcgatccgcagttcggcataaggcgcaggggagcacagcgaactcgatggctggaccaggtgaagcgagatctgacggagatcgggtgtctgcatggatgcagccagggaccgagcatcctggagaataattgttgaccgggccatgtcacatcgaAGTGCTCTATCGtcagcaggccaacaagagagagagagagagagagagagagagagagagagagagagagagagagagagagagagagagagagagagagagagagagagagagagagagaatacaatagtttatcgttcaaaataaCGTCACTTTCATGAGAAAGAATAAAAGTTGTATGTGTACCAGCAGTTTTTGTtaaactgctgcactaaccTGCCCAATACTGGTACATTTACTCTCCTACTTTACACGGAAGATGAAGTGACAAATGTCTCATTATCATTGCTTTATCTCCTCACGCGACGTATGGATCGTAATGGGGAACAAAACCACTGAATGGTTTAAAGTATATCTACTTTCTATTTCATTCCGGCCACTGAGAGCGAGTGTAGAACATTTCAAGgtacaaatcaaaacaagaCATGCATGGTatatattttgcattttttttattcagtatgatttgttttgttctagTTTATGCGTCGTTCCGAGAATAAAATGCGAGCTGATTAGTATTTTTTAACTTGATCAAATGATCAAATTCATGACACGTTTTAGCActatgttttgattttaatttgaatctTCTGCGGTAATTTTCACTTGGGGACAGCAATCTGGATACGGTTTAGAATAGTCTGTCTTAGTTAAAACCATTCCAGGTCCTACCCCAATGACTCCACATCTATAATTATAAGAATAACGTTGATATGTGTAACGCCTTTGATGTATCTAAAACCAAGCACAAAATAACTTACCCTGCAATATGAAGTGAATAATCATCACTGCAGCGCATGGATTCACATTTTCCGGGACGCTGTCGTTCCTCATTCACAGGAACATTTATTTGTAGTGATTCGTCGTAGCAGCTCCCTTCTTGAActgaaaatgcaaaaaaagtgGTCGAATGACGCACGTATAGGAAGAAAGGATATAAGTTGTACTGTAAAAACTGACCTTGACTTTTTGCGTTAGGAACCATGTACACATATGCCTGTGAAAACGATATTAAATAGATCatttgcaacaaaactaaTGTGACTACCACTTTAAAGTTTATTGATGGCCCCATAATATATAATTTGATCCTGTTTTTAAAGCTAAGTATTTTTAGcttaaaatttgaaaacaaacttATTTTAACTCGAGTGATCGACGAGAAGTCACCAAGCTCTCGGTGAGTTGTGATAGAGCCAATGCTAGGAATAACTGATTTGAATGTTTTCAACCACACAAAAAGTTCAAAAGGTTATCTCTTTGAAACAACTGAACCAGTAAGGATTCATCCATCAATAACGTTATGGTACAACTGTCAATTTTTGGCCCCATCCAATGTTTAACACTCTGGGCGCTGGCATTTTGCATCAGCTTTCTGCAGAGAAAACAGTACAAGATAAGAGAACGATGAGAGCGTTTCATTGGCTTCCCAAATAGCATTGGAGCGTTACGTTTCgcgatttttgtatggaagcgTTACTGCTCGCTACCTGCTCATAacactgctcgatagcagtcCTTAGTGAGCAGGTAGCGTGTAACATTCTATGTAAGCTCAATGAAAGCTCAAAGCTCAAGCGTTACTTAGCGAGTGCACGAACCACAGTATAGCGTTGTGGGTTCTGTATtcggatgtaaacaaaaacacacacacttttttaaaatttcgatgcacattgtccagtacaacgataaaatgtattttatttaactattattCAATACTTACATGCCGCAATATATGGTTTTACACGTTTATATACGATTTCAACCATCACTTTGGATGGTATCAACGGATGCTGACGGCGTTGTTGTCTCTGCGTCAGGCACATGTATTGTTGCCGCTTCTAATGCTCGGGTCGTTTTTTCGTTAGCAGTAGCACAACGATTAAACGCACTAATTGTACCACTTGCAAAGCgatacaaataaagtaaaacacataatacaccgtacaacacacttcttaacaacacttgcacataaAAACCACTTGTCGATGCGGTGATCCAATGTCctgtttgcagtggaaaaataacaatgaaagattagaatgctttcaaatatgacattattttataatactttcctttccatgctattttgtggtgtatggcaacgttggtttgcttgaagatacacaacgaccggtgtgttggtccagttgagaatgtgccgatcacgatcacagcCGGCTTTAGTGATTGTTGTAGAAACTGTAACAATGATCAATATCATTAAAtctgcattatttttacaattcattgtgatttcatgaaaaagtaaagtgaaaaagtaaagtaaaagtgaaaaagtaaaacatttcatcttacCGGCGTCGTATTTCgtcggcatacacacacacagctgctcgATCATACTCGGACGAATGTTGCCAAATTTCGGGATGAATTGATGTTTTTCCTGTGGAATAATGtgttcaaacattaaaagatagtttatttactgaaatatgcacagaacacttaccttttcccgagttttcacataaaattttacgattattCTGCACACAATCTTTACGGGCGGTTGtccgtgtttgtttacgttgctGACTTGACAGATATGCGAGCTGCCATGTGACGAAGTCAAATACATTCAAACCTCGCCAATTGCAAGTCTGCTTTTGcaattgaatacaaaaaatcagAGTTGTTCACATAAATATGAGAAAAAGTCAGTTTATCCACattgtataaaataacaaacatgacAAAATACGCAGACATTAGTCGTGTTACAAAATGTCtttctaataaacaaaatctatctttttttttgtagacatATGATATAAATGCAATTAGCGAGTTCTAATTGTATCATAtatattgctattttcaaagcggtttaaattaaaacaaacatcagtgttttttttttaaataatcagaaaGATAATTATAAACttaataatgattaaaatgtattttattacatttatgtaCAACGATAACCTAACCAGTAAGCatgttcatgcatgtgtgtaattatttgatatttttttgtgtgatccCAATATGAATGTTATTAAGTAAAACAGACAATTTACTCTGttcctttttcaattcttcaagataaggtttttttttaatagaaacatgtaagtttgtttaaaaaaacatatataaatatatatgtaaatacacaaacatatataaatatatatatagaaataaataaatatatatattacaacttatataaaatatattatacatattataatataatttaccataagaataaatgtatatataagtatatatatataaacacacatatatatatatatatatatatatatatatatatatatatatatatatatatatatatatatatatatatatatatatatgtgtttatatatatatacttatatatacatttattcatatggtatatatattatatattatatatattacaTATAACTTGTtaatatcattattttttatattctacCATATTATACCGATGCCGGAAacctttaattttttcattaaattttagTTAAAGTTtctgttaattttgtttttaacataTGTGATCTGAATCGTAATGAAATATCCATCACTCATCTTTTCCAAATTCAGTTAGACCATTTCGCTTTGCTTTGAATTCTAAGTCAGAATGTATGGGGTGCGCGGTACGGGTTAGAAGAACATAGGGGCGGGGGTACAAATAAACGCATCACAACACCAAAGTCTGGGTGAgacggtgatggtgtgaaACGCTTCTTGCTTCAAGCTCTTGTGGTAACAGtgttaaaagcaacaacaacaacagagaatAACGCATCgcgtagaaacaaacacaccgttcgtGGGTATGTCAGGGGGGGAAACAACGGGAAAAGCTCAATTCTCTCTCAGCGATGCCGCTTGGGTTACGATCGTTCACTCTCTTTCCGATCCTCACATACGATGCCACTTCTGCAATatgcgctctctctttcttcccgcTGCAATGCGCTCTGCTGAGAGTTGCTGAGAGACCAATCACAGAGAAGAGGAGTGAACAAAGCTGTGATTCCAAAGCGAGCCACACAGTACCCAGAGTGTTAAAAATGTAACTAAGAAAAAAACGTAACGGTACTCCCCGCGGATTACGGGGTCTCGGAGATGAGCGCTTTTTTAATTTGAGAATAcattgagcaaattgtactgatttgacacatcaattgtcaattgtaaaataaattcccttttgatcaaatattgtattttttcaaGAAAGTTCAAATTTTTTAAAGTCGGAATTATATGAAAtaattgaatgatttattggtttgatttaattaattctaAACCTATGTCACGAAGCAAAATTACCCGAGAAATAATTATGTTTTGACTGCAAACTGCAAAATACGACATACGGAATTTAGAGATAGGcagtattttgcggccgttttagGCTCCCATCAATAGTTTATCTTAGGGACTGCTGAGATACAGATCATCCCCTTCAAAAATATTGACAACTGCACCACGAGACCGACTCCACTAttcggctacgtggtacttcAGAAGTCTCGAAAGATCGGCATAACCGCGTAGGTTGTTAAGTCATAAACAATAATCATCGTTTAGTTATCAGTTTAGGTCTCTCTCCTCTCCCATGTAACAAAACGTAAAGTTTAGGAACACCAATTCGTCCCCTGtcagcgttacgtaattgatggatgaagCTTAAGTCGGAATTATTGGCAACTGTTATCTACCGTGGGGGAATCCCTCTACAGGGAGAGTTGTTTTTTAGGTTTTTTAATTccaataatttattatttaagttttaaatcctataatatttaattttatttatttattttattttattttattttattttatttaataaattgaagctatttttttgtaaatggtTATTCATTTCTGTTGCGGCAGAGACAGTTTGGTTTgaagcgatttttttaaatcgctaCCAAATGTTGCGTTAgctttgaaattattttgaaatatagTATTGTGGGGGGAAGGGAGGTTCTGTGTCGCGACGCTGGCTTGCAAGCAGTGCCGTATCAGCACATCGCGATTTGTGCGGCAAGTTCTATTGAACCTGACCTCGTTACGTCTTCAATTCGATTTATTGGCGATGCGTCGGATGACGATCGAGTTTCCAATTATACCGAGCCGTGGGAACTTTAACGTTATGCTACCTAGCATACGTAAACCTTTCGGATTTAAGGGGTTTTGTTGAGAGGTTTTGTTACTGTTGGAGACAGTAAAGCCTTACCACGGGTGGCGGGGTGTTTTGAGAGCTTTATTTATACTGATAAACTTACAAGTTggcacacatttggcgacCAGAAGTTCAAGCAGGTAGCTTTCTCTTTTAAATCGTTAAGCGCTTTGCAAATGAACGTTTGTCAAATGTTGTGCTTTCCGGATGAGTTTTTTACATTACTATCCTTAAGGTCTATTTGGTGTTTACGCTAAGCCCTCTTTCTTGTTTATGTCCTGCTTCGGAGGTCTTCCTGGTTTATGGTTTGCATTGGTTTTGAGACCACCATGATAAAACACGGACACGCATATGCACTAAAGCACGGAACACATGTGTTTTACACATGTGTGCAGTGTTTTACCCAGACGTTAGCATGCATGTCTTTTAGCGGTTACACGATAGAATGGATGCTACAGTATCTTATACTATGAAATTACGATCGTCGGCTTAAATAAACAGGCATTTTTGGGAAAGGCTCGATTCTTGAGCTCTTTGATAAGCGTAAGCAACACGGAAAGGCGTAGGGTAATAAAATAAGCTACAGCGTGTGAAAACAAACTAGGAATTAAATGGATACAATGCGCATATGAACCAGATTATGCTTCCTTTCAGTTACCAACCCAATGCACGGGGGTCATAAAATATCAAGTGTGTTTAAGATCGATCAAGAAATGCGTGGGATTGAAGTATAAGCATCAAACATAGCGGGGTATATGGAAACATTATGAGTAACGAGCAGACCGATGCACAGTTTTTCAAATACAGGCTCAACAGGCTTAACACATTTTAATACTAACACTTCTACATCGTGTATCGCCGTGTCAATGCCATTCAACATAGTGTCAAAACCATTAAACCAGTTAGAGTATAGTAATAAGAACAAACGAATAAGAATTTTTATTCAGTAAAAGTcagttttaattaaagtaTTCAAGGATTTGTTTGTGTCTCGGCCTGGGCCTATTCGAAATGTTATTAATTATGACCATGAACACTAGCAAAAAGGTTaatgtaaaatttgttataaTTGTGGGTTATAGCCTGGCGACATACAATTCTTTAACAGCTCAATATCTGGGGTTTTGGTGGACGCATTACAGCGTATGTTCAAAGCTTCCTTTCAGATCGAACGTTAAAAGTTTTAATAGGAACTTTATCTTCTGACCTGCATGTCCGAAAAATGGTTTTCCTCAGGTTGCCATTCTTTCTCCGactcatttttttcatttgtgtaGAATACCTCCCCCCCCATGCCAAGTGTAGAATTTAGCGATCAAATATTCACGGTTTTCTTAACGGCACAcatcaattaaataaaaaaggttAGCGTTTATTTCGCTTGATCCTTAATCCGGCTTAACTTTTTAttctgctttattttttaatgttgaTCGCTACTGATCACGCAGGCCAAATGCGGTCCAATGCAACATTTAATTTGGTCCGCTGAAGGATTTTACtgattttgaaaagaaaataattgaaaaatgaaaagtaaacgaatgtaaaaaaattgaaatgaattatttgtaTATAAATTTCTAAATATATTTTAGTATGACATGTTAGACGATCTTACTCTTTCAACTGTAATTAAAGTAATATGGAATGACGGACGAATCAGTATGTTCGAACTCGAGGTCAATATTCTCGTATGTAATATTAACATTGTTTCAACAGGACAGTAAAACTTTTGGATTGAAGGAAAGCGCATACGTAGTTTAGTTtagatcttcttcttcttctttggctcaacaaccgttgtcggtcaaggcctgcctgtaccactagtgggctttggcttgcagtgactaattgatttccccccatagcaggatagtcaatcttacgtatggcggcacggtctatttggggcttgaacccatgacgggcatgttgttaagtcgtacgagttgacgactgtactacgtgACCGGCCTTAGTTTAGTTTAGATAAGATTCATTAAAGTCCGGTGCGcagtaaatttattttatgttttacatGTGCCTTGTCGAGATAGAGTATTTGACATTCGCCAATAATGTCaaattattaaattgtcttttatggtaaaaacacgaaaaaaataataggtttttttcagtttactgatgtaca
Proteins encoded:
- the LOC120959656 gene encoding uncharacterized protein LOC120959656 isoform X4 is translated as MKPSTNVKVLATLFLLQMTFLMPFSQAYVYIIPNAKSQVQEGSCYDESLQINVPVNEERQRPGKCESMRCSDDYSLHIAGCGVIGVGPGMVLTKTDYSKPYPDCCPQVKITAEDSN
- the LOC120959656 gene encoding uncharacterized protein LOC120959656 isoform X2 codes for the protein MGPSINFKVVVTLVLLQMIYLISFSQAYVYMVPNAKSQVQEGSCYDESLQINVPVNEERQRPGKCESMRCSDDYSLHIAGCGVIGVGPGMVLTKTDYSKPYPDCCPQVKITAEDSN
- the LOC120959656 gene encoding uncharacterized protein LOC120959656 isoform X5 gives rise to the protein MKPSTNVKVLATLFLLQMTFLMPFSQAYVYIIPNAKSQVQEGSCYDESLKINVPVNEERQRPGKCESMRCSDDYSLHIAGCGVIGVGPGMVLTKTDYSKPYPDCCPQVKITAEDSN
- the LOC125907372 gene encoding uncharacterized protein LOC125907372 — its product is MYLTSSHGSSHICQVSNVNKHGQPPVKIVCRIIVKFYVKTREKEKHQFIPKFGNIRPSMIEQLCVCMPTKYDAVSTTITKAGCDRDRHILNWTNTPVVVYLQANQRCHTPQNSMERKVL